In Actinomycetota bacterium, a genomic segment contains:
- the cbiQ gene encoding cobalt ECF transporter T component CbiQ, translating into MSGFHTHALYRHEHSVLHDLPAQVKVTALVLFVAAVVATPREAFWAFGFEAALLVGALAVARIPFGFVARRLLIEVPFMVFAILMPFLGVGDRTSVLGVSLSIAGLWGAWTILAKGTLGLVASVLMAATTEIPDILDGLERLRVPRLVTAIAGFMVRYLDVIAGELRRMRVAMIARGYDPTWVGQAGPIAASAGALFVRSYERGERVHQAMLARGYTGVMPPSDTTAATPKDWMIGSAIPLLAWVFAITALMVR; encoded by the coding sequence ATGAGCGGCTTCCACACCCATGCCCTGTACCGGCACGAGCACAGCGTGCTGCACGACCTCCCGGCACAGGTGAAGGTGACGGCGCTCGTGCTGTTCGTCGCCGCCGTCGTCGCAACGCCCCGCGAAGCCTTTTGGGCGTTTGGGTTCGAAGCGGCCTTGCTCGTGGGAGCGCTCGCCGTGGCACGCATTCCGTTCGGTTTCGTGGCGCGCCGTCTGCTCATCGAGGTTCCGTTCATGGTCTTCGCCATCCTCATGCCCTTCCTCGGTGTGGGCGACCGGACCTCCGTCCTCGGAGTATCCCTTTCGATCGCAGGCCTGTGGGGTGCCTGGACGATTCTGGCCAAGGGCACACTCGGGTTGGTGGCATCGGTCTTGATGGCCGCGACAACCGAAATCCCCGATATTCTCGATGGTCTCGAACGCCTGCGTGTGCCCCGGTTGGTGACCGCGATCGCGGGATTCATGGTTCGGTATCTCGACGTGATCGCCGGAGAACTTCGGCGGATGAGAGTGGCGATGATCGCACGAGGCTATGACCCGACCTGGGTCGGTCAGGCGGGTCCGATTGCAGCGTCGGCGGGCGCGTTGTTCGTGCGCTCCTACGAGCGGGGCGAGCGGGTTCACCAGGCCATGCTCGCAAGGGGCTATACGGGGGTCATGCCGCCTTCCGACACCACTGCGGCGACCCCGAAGGACTGGATGATCGGCTCCGCGATCCCGTTGCTCGCCTGGGTGTTCGCGATCACTGCGCTGATGGTGCGATGA
- a CDS encoding ABC transporter ATP-binding protein yields the protein MSTPALEVRDLSYSYPDGRRALDKAEFHIHPGERVALLGPNGAGKTTLVLHLNGILRPSSGTVRVAGLEVTEANFMEIRRRVGLVFQDPDDQLFMPTVRRDVAFGPANFGVSGEDLDRRVLTALASVGMEAEIDRVPHHLSLGERRRVAVATVLAMKPEILVLDEPSSNLDPAGRKELGVILTDLDVTMLMVTHDLPYALELCERALVMNEGRIVADGPTSQVLADHDLLSTHRLEMP from the coding sequence ATGAGTACCCCTGCTCTGGAAGTTCGAGACCTCAGCTATTCCTATCCGGACGGACGCAGAGCGCTCGACAAAGCAGAGTTTCACATTCACCCGGGGGAACGTGTGGCCCTGTTGGGTCCGAACGGGGCAGGCAAGACCACGCTGGTGCTGCATCTCAACGGTATCTTGCGGCCGAGCTCCGGAACGGTCCGTGTCGCCGGACTCGAAGTGACCGAGGCGAATTTCATGGAGATCCGACGAAGGGTGGGTCTCGTCTTCCAAGACCCCGACGATCAGCTGTTCATGCCCACCGTTCGCAGAGACGTTGCGTTTGGACCTGCCAACTTCGGGGTGTCCGGAGAAGACCTGGATCGGCGCGTGCTCACCGCTTTGGCGTCGGTGGGTATGGAAGCGGAGATCGACCGCGTACCGCATCATCTGAGCCTGGGAGAACGGCGGCGCGTGGCGGTTGCGACCGTTCTCGCCATGAAGCCCGAGATTCTCGTCCTGGATGAGCCTTCGTCGAACCTCGACCCTGCCGGCCGCAAGGAGCTCGGCGTCATCCTGACGGATCTGGACGTCACCATGCTCATGGTTACGCACGATCTTCCGTATGCCCTCGAGTTGTGCGAACGAGCGCTTGTGATGAACGAGGGCAGGATCGTTGCAGACGGGCCGACGAGCCAAGTCCTCGCAGACCACGACCTCCTCTCGACACATCGCCTCGAGATGCCGTAG
- a CDS encoding redoxin domain-containing protein, giving the protein MSETTRPRIGMWLSLAAILAIVIAMVVVFSSGFGKDPSLIASPLIGKPAPEDSLAYLEQDGVLSLADLRGNVVVVNFWASWCFPCRQEHPVLEAAAAAYADEPVRFVGVVYQDEPRRAIAFLDQFGRAEKTAYVIDPESRVAIDFGVFGVPETFFISPDGTIMAKKTGPLSPFEISSTIDTLLAGGTPGDLNEGQTQKQSGG; this is encoded by the coding sequence ATGAGCGAGACCACGCGACCAAGGATCGGTATGTGGCTGAGTCTCGCTGCGATTCTCGCGATCGTGATCGCGATGGTCGTTGTGTTCAGCAGTGGGTTCGGGAAGGACCCGAGCCTGATCGCCTCCCCCCTCATCGGCAAGCCCGCCCCTGAGGACTCGTTGGCGTACCTCGAGCAGGATGGCGTGCTCAGCCTCGCGGACCTGCGAGGAAACGTCGTCGTGGTGAACTTCTGGGCCTCCTGGTGCTTTCCCTGCCGGCAGGAACATCCGGTTCTGGAGGCGGCGGCCGCCGCATACGCCGACGAACCCGTGCGTTTCGTTGGAGTCGTCTACCAAGATGAGCCACGCCGGGCGATCGCGTTTCTCGACCAGTTCGGCAGAGCGGAGAAGACGGCCTACGTCATCGACCCGGAATCGCGAGTTGCGATCGACTTCGGCGTATTCGGCGTCCCTGAAACGTTCTTCATCTCACCCGACGGGACGATCATGGCCAAGAAGACTGGTCCCCTCTCGCCGTTCGAGATCAGCAGCACGATCGACACGCTGCTGGCGGGTGGAACGCCGGGAGATCTCAATGAGGGTCAGACCCAGAAGCAATCCGGCGGCTGA
- a CDS encoding heme lyase CcmF/NrfE family subunit, which translates to MAATLGILGVLIALISSITLAFQGFKVQFASTKTPVTRLKYPVYGLLGGGILAMLALEIGLLSNDFSLAYVANNSTSSTPLLYKMASAWAALEGSIVLWGFILAVFVATVYFASQRLHKPDALGAGALAIMGIISTFFFGMMLTISNPFEVCTQAAQVGCMATSPFPWVHAQAALEGFGPNPLLQNHPLMAIHPPMLYIGYVGMSVPFAFAMSALMIGSGGTDWLRRTRSWTLVAWVFLTAGIVLGGLWSYEVLGWGGFWAWDPVENASFMPWLAATAFLHSAAVQSRRGMLQSWNFVLVISTFSLTILGTFITRSGIINSVHSFTQSPIGPALLWFLAVTLVLSFGLFATRSHMVASAPRLDSLASREGMMLANNLILAVFTFVVLTGTLYPLIIDAITGSEVGVGRPFFDRLAVPIGFLLLLTMAVGPITPWRSARGAVVWARIRNPLRFALAVTAVGIVFGRRSLSVVLAILLGTFVIAVVARQLWDTSRRRAESRQENLAAASLYTMRSDPGYWGGQIAHVAVAILVIGIALSANLSLRNQVQLTPGDTTRFAGFDLTYVNTFDRVESNRFVTGALIQVVKNGRVVAELQPRLNQYANGRESVASPDVRGSLAGDLYLSLRAIDERQVTLDLFWFPVLWMVWAGGFLVSVGGLWAWLVRKPAREELTTTGQPA; encoded by the coding sequence ATGGCCGCGACACTCGGCATTCTTGGCGTTCTGATTGCACTGATCTCCTCGATCACACTCGCCTTTCAAGGGTTCAAAGTCCAGTTTGCATCCACGAAGACACCGGTGACCAGACTGAAGTACCCGGTGTACGGACTCCTCGGCGGTGGGATCCTGGCGATGCTCGCTCTCGAGATCGGACTGCTGAGCAACGACTTCTCTCTCGCGTACGTTGCGAACAACTCGACGTCGAGCACCCCACTTCTGTACAAGATGGCATCGGCATGGGCTGCGCTCGAAGGCAGTATCGTCCTGTGGGGATTCATCCTGGCCGTCTTTGTCGCCACCGTGTACTTCGCGTCACAACGCCTTCACAAACCTGATGCTCTCGGAGCGGGGGCGCTGGCGATCATGGGGATCATCTCGACGTTCTTCTTCGGAATGATGTTGACAATCTCGAATCCGTTCGAGGTCTGCACGCAGGCGGCGCAAGTGGGCTGCATGGCGACAAGCCCATTCCCATGGGTCCACGCGCAAGCGGCCCTCGAAGGTTTCGGACCGAACCCACTGCTGCAGAACCATCCGCTCATGGCAATCCACCCGCCGATGCTCTACATCGGCTACGTGGGAATGTCGGTACCGTTCGCCTTCGCCATGTCCGCACTCATGATCGGTTCCGGCGGGACGGACTGGCTCAGGCGGACCCGATCATGGACCCTCGTCGCCTGGGTGTTCCTGACCGCCGGCATCGTACTCGGCGGTCTCTGGTCGTATGAGGTGCTCGGCTGGGGCGGCTTCTGGGCGTGGGACCCGGTGGAGAACGCCTCGTTCATGCCGTGGCTGGCCGCCACCGCGTTCCTGCATTCTGCCGCCGTGCAGTCGCGGCGCGGCATGTTGCAGAGCTGGAACTTCGTCCTCGTCATCTCGACGTTCTCACTGACCATCCTCGGAACGTTCATCACACGTTCGGGGATCATCAACTCGGTGCACAGCTTCACGCAGTCACCGATCGGTCCCGCATTGTTGTGGTTCCTCGCGGTGACGCTTGTCTTGTCGTTCGGACTGTTCGCCACACGCTCGCACATGGTGGCTTCCGCGCCTCGGCTCGATTCCCTCGCCAGCCGCGAAGGAATGATGCTCGCCAACAACCTCATCCTGGCAGTGTTCACCTTCGTCGTCCTGACCGGGACGTTGTATCCACTCATCATCGACGCCATCACCGGGTCCGAAGTCGGGGTCGGTCGTCCCTTCTTCGATAGACTCGCCGTGCCCATCGGCTTCCTCTTGCTGCTGACGATGGCGGTCGGCCCGATCACTCCTTGGCGCTCCGCGCGAGGAGCGGTCGTGTGGGCCCGTATCCGAAATCCCTTGCGGTTTGCCCTCGCGGTCACCGCCGTCGGAATCGTGTTCGGCAGACGCAGCCTCTCGGTCGTCCTGGCGATTCTGCTCGGCACGTTCGTCATCGCCGTCGTCGCCCGCCAACTCTGGGACACGAGCCGCAGACGCGCCGAGAGTCGCCAGGAGAATCTCGCCGCGGCGTCGCTGTACACGATGCGTTCCGATCCCGGATACTGGGGCGGACAGATCGCACATGTCGCGGTGGCAATCCTGGTGATCGGAATCGCACTCTCCGCGAACCTCTCACTTCGCAACCAGGTACAACTCACTCCTGGAGACACGACTCGGTTCGCCGGATTCGACCTCACCTATGTGAACACGTTCGACAGGGTCGAATCGAACCGGTTCGTGACCGGAGCACTCATACAAGTCGTCAAGAACGGACGCGTCGTCGCAGAGTTGCAGCCACGCCTCAACCAGTACGCCAACGGTCGCGAGTCCGTGGCGTCTCCCGACGTTCGCGGGTCTCTGGCCGGCGACCTCTACCTGTCACTGCGGGCGATCGATGAGAGGCAGGTCACGCTCGACCTGTTCTGGTTCCCCGTGCTCTGGATGGTCTGGGCCGGCGGGTTCCTGGTCAGTGTCGGCGGCCTGTGGGCGTGGCTGGTGCGTAAGCCCGCTCGTGAAGAACTGACGACGACCGGACAGCCGGCATGA
- a CDS encoding cytochrome c maturation protein CcmE codes for MTHRWFIIPAIIVVLIAVGFFAFGNLNKNLVYYLTPTEALQQRADFPDGERFRLGGLVVEGSIKTTPTGVSFQVTDGQSTIDVDNEGTPPQLFQGGAGAVVEGSWQGSHFVSDVLIVKHDEQYNAKDDKHETLVPAKGG; via the coding sequence ATGACACATCGCTGGTTCATCATTCCGGCCATCATCGTGGTGTTGATCGCGGTCGGTTTCTTCGCGTTCGGCAACCTCAACAAGAACCTCGTCTACTACCTCACCCCCACCGAGGCGCTGCAACAGCGCGCCGACTTCCCGGACGGTGAACGGTTCCGCCTCGGAGGACTGGTCGTCGAAGGCAGCATCAAGACAACTCCCACCGGCGTCAGCTTTCAGGTGACCGATGGGCAGAGCACGATCGACGTCGACAACGAAGGTACCCCGCCGCAGCTATTCCAGGGCGGAGCCGGCGCCGTTGTCGAGGGTTCATGGCAGGGTTCCCACTTCGTCTCTGACGTGCTGATCGTCAAACACGACGAGCAGTACAACGCAAAAGACGACAAGCACGAGACGCTCGTACCGGCAAAGGGGGGCTGA
- the ccsA gene encoding cytochrome c biogenesis protein CcsA, whose product MLSALAVVGVAVGLTFGITAPLDEFQGIFQKIMYVHVPSAWLAYLSFGVVLVAGIGYLVTKKHSWDRVAASSAEMGVFFTGTALVTGMLWGRPVWGTFWDWGDARLVLTALTLVIYLGYLALRRSIADPDMRAKRAAVLGIIAFVQVPLVHFSVTWWRTLHQTATVLRPQTFERAGNPSIDPLMLRALMVNLAAFTLIYLAFMVTRVWIAQMADAIEQREANENVEIAGAGITAPILGGDTDD is encoded by the coding sequence ATACTCTCGGCACTCGCGGTCGTCGGTGTTGCCGTCGGATTGACATTCGGCATCACCGCACCGCTCGACGAGTTCCAGGGAATCTTCCAAAAGATCATGTACGTACACGTCCCGTCGGCATGGCTCGCCTACCTCTCCTTTGGAGTCGTGCTGGTCGCCGGTATCGGCTATCTCGTCACCAAGAAGCACTCCTGGGACAGAGTCGCCGCCAGCTCGGCGGAGATGGGCGTCTTCTTCACCGGCACGGCACTCGTCACCGGCATGCTGTGGGGACGGCCCGTCTGGGGAACGTTCTGGGACTGGGGTGACGCCAGGCTGGTGCTCACCGCGTTGACCCTCGTCATCTATCTCGGCTACCTCGCCTTGCGGCGCAGCATCGCGGACCCGGATATGAGAGCGAAACGCGCCGCAGTGCTCGGCATCATCGCGTTCGTGCAGGTCCCGTTGGTCCACTTCTCCGTGACGTGGTGGCGCACGCTGCATCAGACGGCAACGGTGCTGCGCCCCCAGACGTTCGAGCGTGCCGGCAACCCCTCCATCGATCCTCTGATGTTGCGGGCGCTGATGGTGAATCTGGCCGCCTTCACCCTGATCTATCTGGCGTTCATGGTGACCCGGGTGTGGATCGCACAGATGGCAGATGCCATCGAACAACGAGAAGCAAACGAGAATGTGGAGATCGCCGGAGCCGGCATAACGGCCCCGATCCTGGGAGGTGACACCGATGACTGA
- a CDS encoding ABC transporter permease yields MSAREFWRQAFEIMRKDLKIEGRAGEVLSITVPFGAVALLLIPMAIGTEKAMLARIGPGMFFAITLLFGMLVAFRQSATDEPAQRELLTLLGIDPAATFIGRSAASALLLLGFELVLAPLDIVLYNPSPIRGWGWLVLIVLFVAIGLALIGTLAGSVTAGLRTRATLAPLLVAPLSVPLLIASSQVVEALRLDRSILNWIILLIAMNLALTVVGVITARPLEETSR; encoded by the coding sequence ATGAGTGCACGTGAGTTCTGGCGTCAGGCGTTCGAGATCATGCGAAAGGATCTCAAGATCGAAGGGCGGGCAGGAGAGGTGCTGTCGATCACCGTTCCCTTCGGCGCCGTCGCACTGCTCCTGATCCCTATGGCGATCGGGACGGAAAAGGCGATGCTCGCGCGAATCGGACCGGGCATGTTCTTCGCCATCACCCTCTTGTTCGGCATGTTGGTCGCCTTCCGCCAGTCGGCGACCGACGAACCGGCACAGCGAGAGCTCCTGACGTTGCTGGGTATAGACCCTGCTGCGACGTTCATAGGCCGCTCTGCTGCCAGTGCCCTGCTCTTGCTCGGGTTCGAACTCGTGCTCGCACCCCTCGATATCGTGCTGTACAACCCTTCTCCGATTCGCGGTTGGGGCTGGCTCGTGCTGATCGTCCTCTTCGTCGCCATCGGCCTGGCCCTGATCGGCACCCTGGCAGGAAGCGTGACAGCCGGCCTCCGAACTCGCGCAACGCTCGCCCCTCTGCTCGTCGCCCCCCTTTCCGTTCCGCTCCTCATCGCTTCGTCACAAGTGGTGGAAGCGCTTCGATTAGATCGCAGTATCCTTAATTGGATCATTTTGCTTATTGCCATGAACCTTGCCCTCACCGTCGTCGGTGTAATCACTGCCCGCCCACTCGAGGAGACATCCCGTTGA
- the ccmA gene encoding heme ABC exporter ATP-binding protein CcmA, translating to MIKLDGIGVRFGRLTVLRDVSLRVDPGEGIGIVGPNGSGKSTLLRVLATLLRPTEGKGTVLGAPLGREPSPAIRRRMALLGHLPALYGELTLEENLEFVARLAGIANARVKRSLEKVGLGGAMDRRADHSSHGMLRRVEFARVLMTRPDLLLLDEAHAGLDKMAAMLVEATVAEVKQRGGCVVLVSHEPNRMLPLVERTYELVGGTAVEGLVAT from the coding sequence TTGATCAAGCTCGATGGCATCGGCGTGCGGTTCGGCCGGCTCACCGTTCTGCGCGATGTCTCCCTCCGCGTCGATCCCGGTGAAGGCATCGGCATCGTTGGTCCGAACGGCTCCGGCAAGTCGACACTTCTCAGAGTTCTCGCCACCCTGCTGCGCCCCACGGAAGGCAAAGGAACGGTGCTGGGGGCACCCCTCGGCCGCGAGCCGTCGCCGGCGATTCGACGCCGTATGGCGCTCCTCGGGCATCTCCCCGCCCTCTACGGTGAACTGACTCTCGAAGAGAACCTCGAATTCGTTGCACGCCTCGCCGGCATCGCGAACGCGAGAGTGAAGCGCTCCCTCGAGAAAGTGGGGTTGGGGGGTGCCATGGACCGCAGAGCCGATCACTCATCTCACGGGATGCTGCGAAGGGTGGAGTTCGCTCGCGTGCTCATGACGCGGCCCGACCTGCTCCTCCTCGATGAAGCTCATGCAGGCCTCGACAAGATGGCCGCCATGCTGGTCGAGGCAACCGTCGCGGAGGTGAAGCAACGGGGCGGATGTGTCGTGCTCGTCTCCCATGAGCCGAACCGAATGCTCCCTCTGGTGGAACGAACCTATGAGCTCGTCGGCGGGACTGCGGTCGAGGGTCTGGTCGCAACATGA
- a CDS encoding TlpA family protein disulfide reductase, translating into MSHLRRLLPAALVIVLLAGGCTATPPETSAEPLPTISSDEFLALLRASDKPVIVNIWASWCGPCRSEAPLLRQAYEEFGSRVRFIGVDVNDTQTGARRFIARYGLDFEQYFDPRSAIPAVLRSTGVPHTFFFAPGGELRFAHNGMIDEQTLAIQIDDLLR; encoded by the coding sequence ATGTCGCATCTTCGACGCCTTCTTCCTGCCGCGCTCGTGATCGTTCTCCTCGCCGGCGGCTGCACGGCAACACCGCCGGAGACATCCGCCGAACCACTACCGACGATTTCCTCAGACGAGTTCTTGGCACTCTTGAGAGCTTCGGACAAACCGGTCATTGTCAATATCTGGGCTTCCTGGTGCGGGCCATGTCGATCCGAAGCGCCACTCCTCCGTCAGGCATACGAGGAGTTCGGATCCCGCGTGCGGTTCATCGGTGTCGATGTGAACGACACTCAGACGGGCGCCCGACGATTCATCGCTCGGTACGGTCTCGACTTCGAACAGTACTTCGATCCGAGATCTGCGATCCCCGCGGTCCTACGCTCCACGGGTGTACCCCACACGTTCTTCTTCGCTCCCGGCGGAGAACTACGTTTCGCCCACAACGGAATGATCGACGAGCAGACGCTCGCGATCCAGATCGATGATCTCTTGAGGTAG
- the glgC gene encoding glucose-1-phosphate adenylyltransferase — MIPRVLAIVLAGGEGSRLFPLTRDRAKPAVPFGGGYRLVDFVLSNLVNAGFRRIVVLTQYKSHSLDRHLAQTWRLSPLLGSYVAAVPAQMRRGPQWFAGSADAIYQNLNLIDDEHPDHVLVFGADHIYRMDPRQMLEQHMDTGAGVTVAGIPVPIEEASAFGIIDASEDAKIRNFVEKPEQPPPMPGDPTRSFASMGNYIFHTKTMVKALREDAEDQDSRHDLGGNIISSLTEHGDAYVYDFAGNRVPGQTDRERGYWRDVGTLDAYYEASMDLIAVNPVFDMYNEQWPILTWDFPRPPAKFVHNVEGRRGRALNSLVANGTIVSGSVIRQSVVSSRVRVHSYATVEQSVLFEGVSVGRGAVVRRAIIDKNVQVPDGFQLGVDPDRDAERFTVSSGGVVVIGKGDSLH; from the coding sequence ATGATTCCCCGGGTCCTTGCCATCGTTCTTGCCGGAGGCGAGGGAAGCCGCCTCTTCCCCCTGACCCGTGATCGTGCGAAGCCCGCCGTACCGTTCGGTGGAGGGTACCGTCTCGTGGACTTCGTCCTGTCCAACCTCGTCAATGCCGGCTTTCGCAGAATCGTGGTCCTGACCCAGTACAAGAGTCACAGTCTCGACCGCCACCTTGCGCAGACGTGGAGGCTGTCCCCGCTCCTTGGCAGCTACGTCGCAGCCGTGCCCGCACAGATGCGCCGTGGGCCACAGTGGTTTGCCGGTTCCGCCGACGCGATCTACCAGAACCTGAACCTGATCGACGATGAGCATCCGGACCATGTGCTCGTGTTCGGTGCCGATCACATTTACCGGATGGATCCCCGACAGATGCTCGAGCAGCACATGGACACAGGGGCAGGGGTCACCGTCGCCGGCATCCCGGTACCGATCGAAGAAGCGAGTGCGTTCGGAATCATCGATGCGTCCGAAGATGCGAAGATTCGCAACTTTGTCGAGAAGCCGGAGCAGCCGCCGCCAATGCCCGGTGATCCCACTCGTTCGTTCGCTTCGATGGGCAACTACATCTTTCATACCAAGACGATGGTCAAGGCATTGCGGGAGGATGCGGAGGACCAGGACTCGCGACACGATCTGGGCGGCAACATCATCTCGAGCCTGACCGAGCATGGTGACGCGTACGTGTACGACTTCGCAGGCAACCGGGTTCCCGGTCAGACGGATCGAGAACGCGGCTACTGGCGAGATGTCGGTACGTTGGACGCCTACTACGAGGCCAGCATGGACCTCATCGCCGTCAACCCGGTGTTCGATATGTACAACGAACAGTGGCCGATTCTCACCTGGGATTTCCCCCGTCCTCCCGCGAAGTTCGTCCACAATGTCGAAGGTCGTCGTGGCAGGGCGTTGAACTCCCTTGTCGCCAACGGGACCATCGTTTCAGGCTCGGTGATCCGCCAGTCCGTGGTCTCTTCGAGAGTGCGTGTGCACTCGTATGCGACGGTCGAGCAGTCGGTTCTCTTCGAGGGAGTGAGTGTCGGTCGCGGTGCCGTCGTGAGAAGAGCGATCATCGACAAGAACGTCCAGGTACCGGACGGGTTCCAGCTGGGTGTGGATCCGGACAGAGATGCAGAACGGTTCACCGTGTCATCCGGAGGGGTCGTGGTGATCGGCAAGGGCGATTCGCTGCACTGA
- a CDS encoding CDP-alcohol phosphatidyltransferase family protein — MSESPSHERVNDILLGPLERPALRWLSKHMPERMTPDTLTLIGIVGSLMTFGGYWASNASPWFLWLASFGLVVNWFGDSLDGTIARYRRIERPKYGYFVDHAVDGVSETLVAFGLGLSPYVSFNVAAVALVGYLLLSIYVYLTTYVRGVFQISYGRFGPTEVRAIIIGFNALLFFGPIPYISTVFGTVGVYDLVIGALAAVLIVIFVVSAIREARNLAVEDTGRH; from the coding sequence ATGAGCGAGTCCCCGTCCCACGAACGAGTCAACGACATCCTGCTCGGACCTCTCGAACGCCCCGCATTGCGCTGGCTCTCCAAGCATATGCCCGAGCGGATGACACCAGACACCCTCACACTGATCGGAATCGTCGGATCACTGATGACCTTCGGCGGCTACTGGGCCAGTAACGCTTCGCCGTGGTTTCTCTGGCTCGCCAGCTTCGGTCTCGTCGTGAACTGGTTCGGGGATTCCCTCGACGGAACGATCGCCAGATACCGGAGAATCGAACGGCCAAAGTACGGTTACTTCGTCGATCATGCCGTCGACGGTGTGAGCGAGACGCTCGTGGCGTTCGGTCTTGGGCTTTCTCCGTACGTTTCGTTCAACGTTGCCGCCGTCGCTCTCGTGGGCTACCTGCTCCTTTCCATCTACGTCTACCTGACAACGTATGTGCGCGGCGTGTTCCAGATCTCCTACGGGCGGTTCGGACCCACCGAAGTGCGAGCCATCATCATCGGGTTCAACGCTCTGCTCTTCTTCGGTCCGATTCCCTACATCAGCACCGTGTTTGGTACCGTCGGGGTCTATGACCTGGTGATTGGGGCTCTCGCCGCGGTCCTGATCGTGATCTTCGTCGTATCCGCGATCCGGGAAGCACGAAACCTCGCCGTGGAGGACACAGGAAGGCACTGA
- a CDS encoding PaaI family thioesterase: MREPATHLHIDHRLCGLPELLEEGRSEVRMITTEAMAVDDRGLVHGGFMFGLADYAAMLAVNDPNVVLGSADVRFRAPVRVGDEVVATARTMSADGRRREVEVTVDREGETVMGGIFTCFVLDRHVLEGDDDARR, encoded by the coding sequence ATGAGAGAACCGGCCACACATCTGCACATCGATCACCGGTTGTGTGGTCTGCCCGAGCTGCTCGAAGAAGGGCGGTCCGAAGTTCGGATGATCACCACCGAAGCGATGGCCGTCGATGACCGAGGGCTGGTGCACGGCGGGTTCATGTTCGGACTTGCCGACTACGCGGCCATGCTGGCGGTGAACGATCCGAATGTCGTGCTGGGAAGTGCCGATGTTCGCTTCAGGGCCCCGGTGCGGGTTGGTGATGAGGTCGTGGCGACGGCCAGGACGATGTCGGCCGATGGGCGGCGCCGAGAAGTCGAAGTGACCGTGGACCGTGAGGGAGAGACCGTGATGGGCGGTATCTTCACGTGCTTCGTCTTGGACCGTCATGTTTTGGAGGGTGACGACGATGCACGGCGGTGA